The DNA region TTTCCAGGCTCAGGTCAGTGGTTCTTTAAATGTGAGCACTTGAAATATATCATCTAGCAttaaacccaacaatcagaagGCCTCAGCACATCAGGGTTGTGTGTACCACTTTTAATGGCAgtcattgtgtttttgtgtttttctgtactTTCTGCAGGCAGAGATCTACTCCTCCGACTTCCACGCAGAAAGAGCAGCGAGGGAGAAACTCCACGAAGAGAAGGAGCGTCTGGCTGCTCAGCTGGAGTACGTGAAGAAGCAGAACACCCAGCTGCAAGACGAGATGGACTCAATGGGCAGGTGTGCATTCAGAGAGAGGACTGACCTGGTCACGATTTGAGCTTCTTCAGACTAAATGTGTTAATTTCTATTCTTCTTGTGGAGAAAAACTCCTCGTGATTGAATAAAGGATCGAAATTTAAAAGTAGAGTCTGCAGCTCGACTAACTTACAAATTAACAAAAGTTTTGCTGTATAATTCTGCCAAACCCATTTCTATTTGCATGACATGACCACAGAAACAAACTGAGTATAATGTCCTGATTTGGCTCATCTGaagctttttctttgtgtgcagGCGCTCACTGAACGAGATGCAGAGGAGACATTTGTCACAAGGTGGAAACCCACATGGAGGTGGACCATCTTTAGTTGGAAGAGGTACAGCATGTTATAATTTAACCTCTCGCACAAACCTTATTCCTGGCTTTCTCTTATATAGCTTATACCGGACTCCCCTCTGACATTTTGATTATTTGGATGTTATTACTGGCTAGAAAGACAATTACTCTAATTTACCATCTATCTCTTTTATACCAAAAAGAGATAGATGGTCTTTTGAAACACATGTCACTATATTTGGATAGAAATGTGAGCTGATTAGCTAGCTTGGTTTTTACGGTGATGTTGTGTGATGTTATTTGAATGGTGTTTTTGGCTAGTGAAAAAGCAGTTTAATATAAAATGTAGGCTACTTgccaaaaatgaagaaaaaaagcaaaagaaaagtcAAATTCTTTGGGTGTCTTTCATTACAACTGTTCACCAGACAAGGGAATCCCAGAGTAGCCAGACCCTAATACATTCCCTGCTTAATCTTCTTATAAGTTATATAATGAGCATTACACAATTAGGTGTAACTAAGACTTGAATCTACCAATTGAGACCATGAAGTCACTAAGAAAATATACAATCAGACCTGTTTTTTTAACCATAGCTGCCCTCTACTGGATGTTACCGGGAATACACCGACTTTTCATAGATTTttatttccatcttttatatacagcttACAGTTTGCCTCGgctcttgtttcttttcttttttttttagtacttTTACTGCTGACAGGAACTGGACAAGATTTTTCTCTGCACAAGTAATGACTTTGCGATTAAAGAACATTATCTGACCTTTTGCAAAATGATAGTTAGATGCAGCAAAAATCATTCAGTATAGCCAAAACATTCGACTGAATAACCTTTGTGGTGTAATCAGTCTGTCAGAAAATACAAGTGGAACTGGAGCAGCCATCCAGCAGGCTAGAGTTGTGATCAGTGTCTCTCACTTTCAGGTACTGACTGGCAGCATCGGGGGAATATCCCTGAGCACGCATGTCCCAAGTGTAATGAGATCCTTCCAGACCTGGACTCCCTCCAGATCCACATCATGGACTGCATCAACTAGACGTGCGTCACAGCATATAAGCATTCACGGCAACAGCGGCTGCATCATCACCTAATCGGAGTCTTCCTCTGCTTTGTCCTGTACCTCTTCACTCCAAGAGATCCCATATGGGATCAATAAAATTTATTCTCGGGTGGGAACACTTTGCTTTTGGAAGAAGCCAAACTGTGATGTTTGGAAATGCATGTGAAAAGAGTATGTTgactgtattttgttgtacatttAAAAGTTGCTCACAAACACTCAGAACAGTATAGAAAACATTCTACAGAACACCTCCTATCATGCAACATGCTGTCCGTCacattgttggttttttttttttttttgtagctgtGTTGTCTGAAGCAAGCTGAAAATTTTCAGGGGCAAAACAAGTccagagcaaacaaaacagaagctgCATAGACCTTTTGGTAAGATTTTAGTTAAGCACTGACCACTGGtcataaatatattaataaatcaACCAAAGTTGAGCCTTTAAAAGCTGCATCTGTTTACAAGTATTTGGTTGCTGAAGGCTTTCTATATTTTTGAAGGAttctttttcaaattaaaatgaaattgcTTCTATATTTTTCCTCACTAAGGATATTTTAGTTCATAATTTGGTGTTTGGTGGTAAAAGCAGCATTCACCATGTAGGCACTTTATGaaagatatatattttattttgactttgCATATTGTACCTGATAATCAGAATATAATGTATTTAACCTGATGATCAATTTGTCAAAGTGCAGGCAGAATCTGTACTCTGTAGACTGTAAAGACCTTCCTGATTCAAGTTCggggaaagaaaataaaagcgttTGCAAATGTGTTTGCTTTTACTCATGCCTGATGTCACTCTTCATATattataaaaatgaaacaaacattttagtTAAATACGATGAAATAAGCAAGAGCTAATGCTGTTGTACAAGCACTTCGCATATTACATTACCTTCCTATTTAAAGATACCCTTTAGGGCTTTTCACATCATAATCACAGTTGACTGTAAGTATTAAAATGTTTCAATATTGACATAACTTTTCATATGTTTTAAAGTCCCGTAAAATGACATTTTAGGCGACTGGGGTTTCCCTGTATAAATAATACAACAAAATCTACTTCAGTAGCAgcttatgttgttttttttttgtttgttttgttttacttctaGCTCATATTAATATCTAATCAAAGAAATTGCTATCCGAGCAACCACCCACTACCACCCATTaatctctgtttttttgtttgttttttttaaatcaggcaAGTTGTTGGGCACCTACCAGCGCTCCGACAACACAACGGGGTCCTTCGTTTAGCGCCAGTTTGGATTTTCCCCCTCGCCCGGCCTGTGTGTTGTGAATTACAATGAGGTTTATTGTGTcgttttttattaaatgtaacCGAATGACTTGTACATCGCCACGAAAGGCTTTACTTATTGGACAGTAGGCATTATTTTCGAGAGGTTAAATGTGGACGTAACATCCGGTAAGGTGGTTTTCGGGCTGCTTGAGTGAAGGAAGACGCAAAGTTGCAAAAAGGTAAACTGTTTGTCTCATTATCTTTGACTTGGTCACAAATGAATGGAAGCTGTTtgtttatgtatatatacatatgcagAATTTTAGTTTTATATTCACTTGGGAAAGCGGCTGTCCATATCTTCAAACATTTATGCTCTTAGTTGCTTTTTACCGGGTTAAGTGTAACCACTTAGTCGTTTCATTTTACATTGTAACTTATCTCCACTTCAGGCTGAACCTAGATTTTAATACTTTGGACATCTTTTCGTTTTCACATAGAATGAGTGTTAAAGCTGTTAGCGTCTTTAAAACAACTGGGTGAGCTACAGACAGGATTTTAATTGTGCTCAGTAGCTCATATTACAGTGTTGCACTGTTCTGTACTGTGCAGTATCGTGTAATACACAATTAATTGATTTAATGTATGTAGAGGGTTAGTTACTGTTAATTTACTGCTGCTAAAAGTGGTTCTGCAAGCTATTAAATTGTGCTTTGTGCTTAGTTTTTGCACAGCATCTgcatagagtcctgtgaaaactgtttttcaTATCACTGTAGTTTCAATTATTACTTGCATCGTGAAGAGATTGCTCCAACCTCTGCTGGAAAATCtggaattcttttttttatgctaATGTGTCCCCAGCAAGGCGGTAACAGGGTGATATCTCATCAGTGCAGGAaattgtgttggatgtaaaattATATTGCCAAGAGCTGGAAAAGCTACGCATCTACACTGGCagtcaaaggtttggacacaccttctcatttaatggttttttctttattttcatgactatttacattgtagattctcgctgaaggcatcaaaactatgaatgaacacatggaattatgtagtaaacaaaaatgtgtgaaataaCGGCGGTATACAACCTGTCCAGGTTGTATACCTGGACAGGTATACAACCTGTCCAGGTTGTATaccgcctctcaccctatgacagctggaataggctccagcgccccctgtgaccctgaaaaggataagcggaagcaaatggatggatggtgtgaaataactcagaacatgttttatattttagattcttcaaaatacctgccctttgctttgattactgatttgcacactcttggcattctctcgatgagcttcatgaggtaaTCTCATTACCTGAAATGGAAAACTCTTGAAGGacttcccagagatgctgagcacttgttggcccttttgccttcactctgcggtccatctcatcccaaaccacctcaactgggtttaggtcaggtgactgtggaggccaggccatctggtacagaactccatcactctccttggtcaaatagcccttacacagcctggagatgtgtttggggtcattgtgctgttgaaaaataaatgatggtccaactaaaccCAAACCAGATGGGATGGCACttcgctgcaggatgctgtaatAGCCATGCTTGTTCAGtgtgaaatggtaaatggcctgtatttgtatagcgcttttctggtccctaaggaccccaaagcgctttacacaaccagtcattcacccattcacacacacattcacacactggtgatggcaagctacattgtagccacagccaccctggggcgcactgacagaggtgaggttgccggacactggcgccaccgggccctctgaccaccaccaccagtaggcaacgggtgaagtgtcttgcccaaggacacaacgaccgagactgtccaagctggggctcgaaccagcaaccttccgattacaaggcgaactcccaactcttgagccacgatcgccccagtGTGCCTttagttttgaataaatccccagcagtgtcaccagcaaactatccccacaccatcacacctcctcctgcATGCTTCatggtgggaaccatgcatgtagagaccatctaTTTACCTTTTCTGTGTCACACAAAGACACGgcaggtggaaccaaagatctcaaatttgaacttatcagaccaaagcacagatttccacctGTCTAAACAAATCTCttttgcttgttgcttttccttagttgtggtttcttagcagctatttgaccataaaggcctgatttgtgcagtctcctctgaacagttgatgtagagatctgtctgctactggaactctgtaTGGCATTTATCttggctctaatctgaggtgctgttaacttaAAGTTTCTCAGGCTGGTGGCtcggatgaatttatcctcCGCAGCAGAGCCAActtttggtcttcctttcctggcgCGGTCCTCATATATGCCAGTTTCATTGTAGTGCTTGATAGTTTTTTCCaactgcacttggggacacgTTCAAAGTTGTAGCAATTTTacggactgactgaccttcagttcttaatgTAATAATGgattatttttctctttacttagctgactGGTTCTAGGTCAttatatgaattctaacaattgtcaaatagggctgtcagctttgtaccaacctgactgctgcacaacacaactgatggtcccaaccccattaagaaggcaagaaattccacaaatgaaccctgacaaggtACAGCTGTGAAGTAAAAaacatttcaggtgactacagcAATGAATCTCATTGAGAGAAGGCTAAATGCTTGCagcactgtcaacaaagcaaagagtGGCTACTTTCAGCAATCTGTGTCTACTCAGACATATTTGgagttatttatctttttttttctttgctacataattccatatatctggcttcatatatttgatgtcttcagtttatatctacaatgtagaaagtagtaaaaataaagaaaaaccattaaatgagaagctgtttccaaacttttgactggtagtgtatgtgtgagagagatAATGTATTGGGATAAGTTCACAAAGCCTCTTGTTAAGTCTAAATTCTATATTACTGTATACATAACACAAGCATTATGAAAGATGCAGCATTCGGTTAACTTTAGAAGTTTGTAACCTTGAGAAAGAGGGTCGAAGACAGCATCTAACTTGGAGCATGACACGGCTtgtttaactttgttttgtaaAGTCTGTAATCTCTCAAGTGGTCAGCTGGACACCTTGGACACATGAGAAACACGGCTGCTTGATTGTGTTATCACACTTTcctgtgtgctgctgtgtggTCTGAACAGTTTCGCAATTCAGTCAAACATTTAAAGAATGTGTTttcttgaatgtttttttttctttgtggaaATTACAGCCCACATCtgggtttttattgtttttgtttttgttttctgccagATCGGTTCTTTCTTGAGGTTCTGCCAAAGTAATTCCACATATTTGCCTTTCTGTAGGTGACCAGGTGATCTGATATCAACGACACAGTTTAATTCTTTAAAATGGAGAGTAAGTGTCTGATTTAAAGCTCATGAGAATACTGCTTTATCAGTGGGTTAAGACGCAAATGAGTGCATGTGTTTTTCACTCAGGTGAGGATGATCTGGATATTCTGACTGCGTTGCTGGCTGAGAGCGAGGGTATTGGTGAAGAACAAGAAAGCCAGGAGCAGGCGGACGATCTGGATGGGCTGTTTGACGAGGAAAATGACGAGGAGTACAAAGAGGGCATCGAGGAGGAAGAGCGCAATGTGGACGAGATGTTGGAGCTCTTTGGAGATGTGGATGACATCAAACAAGAGGAGAAGGACAAAGAATCAGAGGGTGACCGTGAGAACCTGAACAAGTCGAAAGAGGATTTACAAGGTTTGTTGATGTACAGTGGAGTTTAGTGGAGCTACATGCTGAGCCTGTGTTGTCAGCTTAATTTTGTTatgcattttttcttcttcagaggAGTTGAGGCGGATGAAGGAGCAGATGGACAGgttgcagcagcagctggaggCCAGCCAGAAAGTCTCAGTCCCGTCAGCCTCTTCAGCTAAGACTTCAGGAAAAAACTCACCAAGTGTCACACCAGTGAGACCCAAACCTGCACCTACCCGACAACCGACCTCCAAACTGAGCCAGGCCAGACCAGCCACTAACACACAGAAGACACCAGCAGGTAAAGAAAACAGTGATGCCAACTCCCTCTGTACCGCTCAAGCACATTGTACTGCATCTAACCTTCTCTCTGTGCGACTGTAGTAAAGCAGTTTGTCTTGTGTATAGTTTTGTTATAGCTTTAACCCACCTCATGTTTCATGaatgctttcttcttcttttttttccatccttCCAGCAGCATCTTCATCCACTCCAGTGAGAGCAGGAAGCCTCAAGCTCCAGGAGTCCTCTGAGTTTTCTTCTCAGCTCAGCTTTGCTGACTCATTTAAAAGCAAACCGAGAGTGGCTCACCAACCTAAACCCAGCACATCACCGGGTAAAACTCCAGTTTTTCCTTAAACAAAGTGATTGTGTCACCACACACGTTAGAGTGATGCACGTATGTTCTGTGTCTGAGTTTTTCTTGGCTGTGCTCCTCTCAGAAAGCAGAGGACCACTGGTAGAGATAAAGATCGGCAGCTCCTTCAAGCCCATAGAGAGCACCAGCACAGCTCCTGATGCTCTGCGCTCACCTTCAGCATCCCAAAGCAGACCTGCAGTAGCTGCGTCAGCAGTGCAGCCTAAAGTTCCTTCTTATCCATCTCTTCCCAAAGACCTGGCTCTTGAGAAATATTCAGGACTGCGGCTCAGGTCAGAGCACTGAAGTGATGACAAGTTGTCAGTTGAATtaggttttcttgttttgttttttcccattcctgtgtttttaagtctttggCTCGGTTCTGTTTGTCTCCTCAGAAAACCACGTGTTTCTTCTAGCGAGATGGACCGTAAGATGGCTGACCGCCGTCTGATTCGACTGTCACAGTTACCGGAGCGTATGGCTCGGGAGAAGCTGGAAGACAGCGACTGGGTGACGTTTGCTGTGCTGGTCAATAAAGCCACGCCTCAAAGCAACAGCAGTGTAAGTCAGACCTTGTGGACTTTGTTTGTGCAGCATCAGTGACCGTTTCATAGAAAAATATacaaaagaaatgaataaaaaattttgtaaaAGAGTAGTTAAGGATGAGTTTTTCTGGTTTTAATCCAGCCTTTAGGGATGACTTTGAACAGAAGTAGGATTATTCTGCATATACAGGAGGCAAAAAATTTTTGGTGTTTAATATATTTGGAGTTAATTAAACCAAACTATTTCAGTATTGCTTGCATATGATGCTaggatttgttttatttatttatttttccctgAGGAAGTCAGAAACCTTCGTGGTAGCACTAAGAAGATATTTCTATGCGGATGATAAATACATTTATCCTGTAATATTCCTGACTGAGCACTTTCTTCTCTGCAGGGCAAAACCTTTAGCATCTGGAAACTCAATGACCTCCATAACCTGGaagtgtttgtgtctctgtttctgtttggtGAAGTTCACAAAGAGCACTGGAAGACTGAGACGGGCACAGTAGTCGGACTCCTCAACCCAAACCCCATGAAGCAGAAAGAAGGATATGACGGGGTGAGCAGAAAGTCTGAAATGAATCTAATGTGGAGTCTGAGGAAAAATTATTTTCTCATTCTCAGTGATTTTGTACTTTAAAATCAGCTCCCAGTAGCAAAGACAGTCTGATATGTTGAATATTGGACACACTTGAGGCCTCCACTTAAATGTTTCTTGAGGGTCTGAGGCTCAAACCTTTTTCTTGCCTTTATGCCTTTAAATTAACATTTACACCTAATGATAAACAGATCCTCAGTCCGTCTATTAATGGCACTGTGATATAAAGGTTTGACAATGTTACATTTTACTGCAAAATGTAACTCATATGTCTAAACTTTATCTTATTGGATAAAACAGATACTGGCAAAGTCTAACTTTGAGGATACAATTTGCAATTGAAAAAAGGTGATAAAAGGCAATAATGCACAATAGTCTACACACTGCATAATTAAAGTATCGTGATTGAAATGATGGTATCGTATCATGGGCTGTCTGGTGAGTCCCACCTCTAGTAGCTAACACCCATCATGTACGTCTGTAGTTTTTTGTACTGTAAGCTGATTTCCTTCCCAGAATATAAAACCTTGTGTTGAATGTGTGCAGGTGAGCCTGACGGTGGATCACCCACAGAAGGTGCTGCTGATGGGTAAAGCTCAGGACTACGGTACCTGCAAGGgtgtgaagaggaacggagagCCATGCTCGCAGATAGTTAACATGGTTAGTCTGTTCTATCGTGTTTTCTGTACCTAAATGATTATCCTGTTGACTTAAACTTCCATCTCCTCCACAGTATGAGTGCCCATACTGCCAGTATCATGTCAAAGCCCAGTATAAGAAGATGAGCTCAAAAAGGGCCGAGCTGCAGTCGTCGTTTTCCGGAAGAGCGCCCAGTAAAGTCATGGGGAAGGGGAAGGCAGGCGGCCTGAGAGAGCGGATTTGTCAGGACGGTTTCTACTACGGCGGCGTGTCCTCTGCTGCCTGTGCCGCCTCACTGTGAGTGTGTTTTTTCCTAATGCTAAAGTTCAGGTCAGTCATACTGTAAGAGGAAACTCTTTCTACTTTCCCTTTACATCTACAATATATCAAATGAAGAACAATGcagtaaaatcaataaaaacttGACTCAGCTGTTTCTGTTAGTATCCTCTGGAGCAGTTAGTCATGCAGGCTGTGGTCATAACCCTGTCCAACACAGATTCTGGCTTTAACTGGATTTTCAAATCAATAGTGTGTGCTGAAGTCAGTTTGCGCAAGTTAACTGCCACCCTTACAAAACCAGGAACACAGTGTGGGACTGAAAGCATCCAAGCTGCTGCATTTTCAGTAACAAGCCTGTGTGTTGCAGGACCGCGTCCAAACCGAACAAACCCACCCAGAAAACTCTGGACAAGCTGTTTGTGAGAGGCTCGGCTCAGCTCGTCAGTCAAGCCAAGAGGCTCGGTAAGGACTGCTAGATTCTCTCACACTCACAGATTTGA from Pelmatolapia mariae isolate MD_Pm_ZW linkage group LG17, Pm_UMD_F_2, whole genome shotgun sequence includes:
- the mcm10 gene encoding protein MCM10 homolog, whose translation is MESEDDLDILTALLAESEGIGEEQESQEQADDLDGLFDEENDEEYKEGIEEEERNVDEMLELFGDVDDIKQEEKDKESEGDRENLNKSKEDLQEELRRMKEQMDRLQQQLEASQKVSVPSASSAKTSGKNSPSVTPVRPKPAPTRQPTSKLSQARPATNTQKTPAAASSSTPVRAGSLKLQESSEFSSQLSFADSFKSKPRVAHQPKPSTSPESRGPLVEIKIGSSFKPIESTSTAPDALRSPSASQSRPAVAASAVQPKVPSYPSLPKDLALEKYSGLRLRKPRVSSSEMDRKMADRRLIRLSQLPERMAREKLEDSDWVTFAVLVNKATPQSNSSGKTFSIWKLNDLHNLEVFVSLFLFGEVHKEHWKTETGTVVGLLNPNPMKQKEGYDGVSLTVDHPQKVLLMGKAQDYGTCKGVKRNGEPCSQIVNMYECPYCQYHVKAQYKKMSSKRAELQSSFSGRAPSKVMGKGKAGGLRERICQDGFYYGGVSSAACAASLTASKPNKPTQKTLDKLFVRGSAQLVSQAKRLAMQSGEVAGCSDEFKSLMSVPTPGALQLKKHLTQGSQSVSKETSGAPLQSISASDLLKQQKRKQRELLESRRKRVEEVQKRSLQNSGGATGQDCLMSPKAASEVPTASQSPAVPHTPTLGRGFSKGDDILFFDTSPPPAPSPTTLKLSAAKLAALKKLRAKDTGLVKEDPNAVKRKRCDSSEINARVERNRTSPSGEASANEEEEPVQKKKREQLDYVQSEEFQKILKAKSRHGIILQAAEYQLQERYFNVLVKKEQMEEKMRNIREMKCRAVTCKKCSYTYFKPADRCVEENHDLRWHEAMKRFFKCPCGQRAIALDRLPHKHCSNCGLFKWERDGMLKEKTGPKLGGELLLPRGEEHAKFLNSMK